The following proteins are co-located in the Poecile atricapillus isolate bPoeAtr1 chromosome 2, bPoeAtr1.hap1, whole genome shotgun sequence genome:
- the LOC131575499 gene encoding inositol 1,4,5-trisphosphate receptor-interacting protein-like 1, whose amino-acid sequence MVEPWLGYQLLLLLLLGQWDRPCCPQIPGTPRPAAPTASCLFPRSPHGLLSILLQTMDTWVLWFLLLQSIVHYPQPVGDDLDEATRLLMEERAKLQEHERIRLELEVEQLALMQSGPSWGDLLWSALQAWQVWALVGLLLLLLPLWFMWRKRRCEAEVNGEREKEKETDEEDEARSYDLAWLLEERIQWPVQDLQAGCDRTTAMMEKLLSALRRALVGTFFPVLHQAIGFGSAFEGWTESGEESVYHVLVPLTAPSGHIFRLERDTDWLRPGRNFRVRVELVCSCPRGQEGVNMLCFRHHPDVIGMLTEQPNLLDMLCTGSYLDVEKTVYFFYRLLGVSWQRLPESRSWHLALHCSQRFCHLRLSNGQESFQVQVMLGLQRFTSDIFISSRPRGAHTPSTVWPETYSMAETKFFRHMARQLPQDSSHLKCLQLLAAAFQECKGFSIHSIKTIIMHQLNTVPLSQWHSRYFLLQLSDVLEQLRLALQKKHLQHFIVGNQRLPEEIRLPPDVRMARPSNLFHSLWQDRAAHSQAMQAYLDLRHCLARLLAYGHC is encoded by the coding sequence ATGGTAGAGCCTTGGCTAGGGTACcagctgctactgctgctgctgctggggcagtgggacaggCCTTGCTGCCCCCAGATCCCTGGGACTCCCAGacctgctgctcccactgccagctgcctctttccccgctcccctcacggcCTTCTCTCTATCCTCCTGCAGACCATGGATACCTGGGTATTGTGGTTCTTGCTCTTGCAAAGCATAGTCCACTACCCACAGCCCGTGGGGGACGATTTGGACGAGGCGACGCGTCTGCTCATGGAGGAGCGTGCAAAGCTCCAGGAACATGAGAGGATTcggctggagctggaggtggaGCAGCTCGCCCTGATGCAGAGTGGCCCATCCTGGGGAGACCTGCTCTGGTCTGCCTTGCAGGCCTGGCAGGTCTGGGCACTTGTTGGGCTCTTGCTTCTTCTCTTGCCCCTTTGGTTTATGTGGAGGAAGAGAAGGTGTGAGGCAGAGGTCAACGGCGAGcgggagaaggaaaaggagacgGACGAAGAGGACGAGGCACGGTCATACGATCTGGCATGGCTTCTGGAGGAGCGCATACAGTGGCCTGTACAGGACCTGCAGGCAGGCTGCGACAGGACAACGGCCATGATGGAGAAATTGCTAAGTGCCCTCAGGCGTGCCTTGGTTGGGACTTTCTTCCCGGTGCTGCACCAAGCCATTGGTTTTGGCAGTGCCTTTGAAGGCTGGACTGAGAGCGGGGAGGAAAGTGTGTACCATGTGCTTGTACCCCTGACTGCTCCCTCAGGCCACATCTTCCGCCTGGAGCGTGACACTGACTGGCTGAGGCCCGGCAGGAACTTCCGCGTCCGCGTGGAGCTGGTGTGCAGCTGCCCGAGGGGGCAGGAGGGTGTGAACATGCTGTGCTTCCGCCACCACCCTGACGTGATTGGCATGCTAACTGAGCAGCCCAACCTCCTAGACATGCTGTGCACCGGCTCCTACCTTGACGTGGAGAAAACGGTCTACTTCTTCTACAGACTGCTGGGAGTAAGCTGGCAGCGTTTGCCTGAGTCACGCAGTTGGCATTTAGCGCTGCACTGCTCCCAGCGCTTCTGCCACCTCAGGCTGTCCAACGGCCAGGAAAGCTTCCAGGTTCAAGTGATGCTTGGGCTACAGCGATTTACCTCGGACATCTTTATCAGCAGCCGGCCTCGAGGGGCCCACACCCCAAGCACAGTGTGGCCTGAGACCTACAGCATGGCAGAGACAAAGTTCTTCCGGCACATGGCCAGGCAGCTTCCTCAGGACAGCTCGCACCTCAAAtgcctgcagctccttgctgcagCTTTTCAGGAGTGCAAGGGCTTCTCCATCCATTCCATCAAGACCATCATCATGCACCAGCTGAACACCGTACCGCTCTCACAGTGGCACAGCAGGTATTTCCTGCTTCAGCTGTCCGatgtcctggagcagctgcgcTTAGCTCTGCAAAAGAAACACCTGCAGCATTTTATTGTGGGCAACCAGAGGCTTCCAGAGGAGATCAGGCTGCCCCCAGATGTACGAATGGCTAGGCCATCCAACCTCTTCCACAGCCTGTGGCAGGATCGGGCTGCCCACTCCCAGGCCATGCAAGCCTACCTTGATCTGCGCCATTGCCTGGCGAGGTTGCTGGCCTATGGCCACTGTTAG